One region of Diabrotica undecimpunctata isolate CICGRU chromosome 6, icDiaUnde3, whole genome shotgun sequence genomic DNA includes:
- the LOC140443718 gene encoding trehalose transporter 1-like protein, whose product MTVTPGFTNMFKGTLPQLSAVLAGTLCALSDGMHYGWSAPVVPILMSPDSSIPITKHQAEWLENVFVMGAAIGLWPTMYSVDKIGRKKSILLACFVSVLVWITIALAPSVEYILVARAFAGAAGNMAFVATPMYIAEIADQKIRGFLSSLIYLMMLCGILLIYCIAPFFPIYVHCCLGAVLVLIELIWFSFVPDSPYYLVIKNQTESARNALKRLRQNESGVEEELKQIKLAVDRQRTERARFLDLFLIASNRKAMFIMIYLNFAQHFSSVSVLLMNMHVILEQAGSIYMDPHTTAIVFSVIMLVAALTGSVLIDKFGRKFLIISSGISTSFCLLTIAIYFNLKNDGFNTINFSWIPIACVMVYAFTFKLGLGMVPIVITAEIFPTTVKAYGMALADGSYVVASLLSLQVYQRLTDSFGVQYPFYIFTACCFSSIFFTYFLIPETKGKTLDEIQMILKGEYNKNTSEKV is encoded by the coding sequence GTACTCTATGTGCTTTAAGCGATGGAATGCATTATGGTTGGAGTGCTCCTGTAGTTCCAATACTAATGAGCCCTGACTCTTCAATACCTATCACAAAACATCAAGCTGAATGGTTGGAAAATGTATTTGTAATGGGAGCAGCAATTGGACTTTGGCCAACAATGTATTCCGTAGATAAAATAGGtcgaaaaaaatcaattttattaGCATGCTTTGTATCTGTTTTAGTTTGGATTACAATTGCTCTGGCGCCAAGCGTGGAATATATACTTGTGGCAAGAGCATTCGCTGGAGCGGCCGGCAATATGGCTTTCGTAGCAACTCCAATGTATATTGCTGAAATAGCTGATCAAAAAATTAGAGGATTTTTAAGCAGTTTAATTTATCTTATGATGCTTTGTGGAATTCTTTTAATCTATTGTATTGCTCCATTTTTTCCGATATACGTACATTGCTGTTTGGGAGCAGTGTTAGTTTTAATAGAACTTATATGGTTTTCGTTTGTGCCGGATAGTCCTTATTATTTAGTAATTAAAAATCAAACAGAATCTGCCCGAAATGCTCTAAAGAGATTAAGACAGAATGAGTCTGGCGTAGAGGAAGAGCTCAAACAAATTAAATTGGCTGTGGATCGACAAAGAACTGAACGAGCACGATTCTTAGATCTGTTTCTTATAGCAAGCAATAGAAAAGCAATGTTCATAATGATTTACCTTAATTTTGCTCAACATTTTAGTAGTGTGAGTGTACTGCTAATGAATATGCACGTTATTTTAGAGCAAGCTGGTTCTATCTATATGGATCCTCACACAACAGCTATAGTATTTTCAGTAATTATGTTGGTAGCTGCATTGACCGGATCTGTTTTAATAGACAAATTTGGAAGAAAGTTCTTAATTATCAGTTCAGGCATTTCAAcatcattttgtttattaacgatAGCTATTTATTTTAATCTTAAAAATGACGGATTTAATACAATTAATTTCAGCTGGATTCCCATTGCTTGCGTAATGGTATAtgcttttacttttaaattgggttTAGGTATGGTTCCCATAGTTATAACAGCAGAAATATTTCCTACTACAGTCAAGGCTTATGGTATGGCATTGGCAGACGGGTCCTATGTTGTTGCATCTCTATTATCCTTACAAGTATATCAAAGGCTTACTGATTCATTTGGGGTACAATATCCATTTTATATCTTTACTGCGTGCtgtttttcttcaatattttttacatactttttaatTCCTGAAACAAAAGGTAAAACATTAGATGAAATCCAAATGATATTAAAAGgagaatataataaaaatacatcCGAAAAAGTATAA